In the Candidatus Acidiferrales bacterium genome, one interval contains:
- a CDS encoding sigma-54 dependent transcriptional regulator encodes MKSERILVVDDDPSMRRVIEFTLAEHYQVRVAENGSQALESLATEPADLVITDVRMPSMDGMELLRRVRQGFPEVLVILLTAYGSIDAAVEAVKSGAYDYLTKPFNPEELKLVVSKALEHRSVVEENQNLREAVRQIFSFENMIGASPKIRYVFETAARVAKADSTLLIYGESGTGKELLARAIHLNSRRKDKPFVTINCAAIPPTLIESELFGHLRGAFTGAVAHKRGKMEVADGGTLFLDEIAELSPELQVKLLRAIQEGELEKIGSLEPVRVDVRFIAATNRNLKKMIEDGTFREDLYYRLAVVPIELPPLRERKDDIPALFEHFFRRYSEERGRPGMRYDSSILPRLMHYNWPGNIRELQNIIERMIVLARGETVGADDLPEPIHSVRPFVGNIWLELPDTGINLEEVERALIERALEKCNWNQTRAAKFLDISRKTLIYRMEKYGLQPPEGSQTAPENQPAEHTQETS; translated from the coding sequence ATGAAATCGGAAAGGATCTTGGTTGTGGATGACGATCCCAGCATGCGCCGGGTCATCGAATTCACTCTTGCCGAACACTACCAGGTGCGGGTGGCGGAGAACGGGAGCCAGGCGCTCGAATCGCTGGCGACGGAGCCGGCGGATCTTGTGATCACCGACGTGCGCATGCCGAGCATGGATGGAATGGAATTGCTGCGACGGGTGCGCCAGGGCTTTCCAGAGGTTCTGGTGATCCTGCTTACGGCTTACGGCTCGATTGACGCTGCCGTCGAAGCCGTCAAGAGCGGCGCTTACGATTACCTCACCAAGCCTTTCAATCCCGAGGAGCTCAAGCTGGTGGTCAGCAAGGCGCTGGAGCACCGCTCGGTCGTGGAAGAGAACCAGAATCTCCGGGAGGCGGTCCGGCAGATCTTCTCTTTCGAAAATATGATCGGGGCCTCGCCCAAGATTCGCTACGTCTTCGAAACCGCAGCGCGGGTGGCCAAAGCGGATTCGACGTTGCTGATATACGGCGAAAGCGGAACGGGCAAAGAGTTGCTGGCCCGCGCCATCCACCTGAACAGCCGCCGCAAGGACAAACCGTTTGTCACCATCAATTGCGCTGCCATCCCGCCGACGCTAATCGAATCAGAACTGTTCGGGCACCTTCGCGGCGCCTTTACCGGGGCCGTCGCACATAAGAGGGGGAAGATGGAGGTGGCTGATGGAGGCACCCTGTTCCTGGATGAGATTGCCGAACTTTCTCCGGAACTCCAGGTGAAATTGCTGAGGGCGATCCAGGAAGGAGAGCTCGAAAAGATCGGGTCGCTTGAACCCGTCCGGGTGGACGTCCGGTTCATTGCCGCCACCAATCGTAATCTCAAGAAAATGATCGAAGACGGAACTTTCCGGGAAGACCTCTACTATCGGCTGGCGGTCGTGCCCATTGAGTTGCCGCCTTTGCGCGAGCGGAAGGATGACATACCCGCCCTGTTCGAGCATTTTTTCCGTCGTTACAGCGAAGAACGCGGGCGCCCAGGCATGCGCTATGACTCCTCGATCCTTCCTCGACTGATGCATTACAACTGGCCCGGGAATATACGCGAGCTCCAAAACATCATCGAGCGAATGATTGTCCTGGCCCGGGGAGAAACTGTGGGCGCGGACGATCTGCCGGAGCCCATCCACTCCGTCCGGCCCTTCGTCGGAAACATCTGGCTGGAGCTTCCCGATACCGGCATCAACCTCGAAGAGGTCGAGCGAGCCCTGATTGAGCGCGCCCTCGAAAAATGCAACTGGAATCAGACGCGGGCAGCCAAATTCCTCGATATCAGCCGTAAGACGCTGATCTACCGGATGGAAAAATATGGGCTCCAACCTCCTGAGGGAAGCCAGACCGCTCCGGAAAACCAGCCTGCTGAGCATACGCAAGAAACAAGCTAG
- a CDS encoding ATP-binding protein, which yields MNPWRGGFLARFGRSRLTRPGMLALGIVLVSLLHYVTSTRQIFLHEIFQRAYYLPIILAALWYGLRGGILAAAFSGICYLPHIVIAWHAYHAYSINQYVEIVMFFVVGTIAGVLADQEKRQRKKLQETAEQLSRVYRELQDSFEQLRRADRLSSLGQLSAGLAHEIRNPLGAIRGAVEILQKDNLATEARKEFSAIVLRETRRLNNLVEHILDFARPRKAELKRVAIGEVMNSVLPLIKDRASQGHVRILTELSPALPEAQLDPGMMQQVLLNLMVNAMEAMPQGGDIRVRAFGRDDGLNLQVTDQGCGVEEAELEKIFDPFYTTKENGTGLGLSIAHQLVEQQGGHLRASKNRGPGMTFSITFPTVKVGGEA from the coding sequence ATGAATCCCTGGCGCGGTGGTTTTCTGGCGCGATTCGGCCGTAGCCGTTTGACGAGGCCGGGCATGCTTGCCCTGGGGATTGTCCTGGTCTCTCTTCTGCACTACGTCACGAGCACGCGCCAGATCTTCCTTCACGAAATTTTTCAGAGAGCCTACTACCTGCCCATCATTCTGGCCGCCCTCTGGTACGGCCTCCGGGGAGGAATCCTCGCGGCAGCCTTTTCGGGGATTTGCTACCTGCCCCACATCGTGATCGCATGGCATGCCTACCATGCGTACAGCATCAACCAGTACGTTGAGATTGTGATGTTCTTTGTGGTGGGAACAATCGCCGGGGTGCTGGCCGATCAAGAAAAGCGGCAGCGGAAGAAGCTTCAGGAGACGGCCGAACAGTTGAGCCGCGTCTATCGCGAGTTGCAGGATTCCTTTGAACAATTGCGCCGCGCCGACCGCCTGTCCTCTCTCGGACAGCTTTCGGCGGGTCTTGCTCACGAGATCCGCAACCCGCTCGGCGCCATCCGCGGGGCGGTGGAAATCTTGCAAAAAGACAACCTTGCGACTGAAGCCCGCAAGGAGTTCTCAGCGATCGTCCTCAGGGAGACGCGGCGGCTCAACAACCTGGTGGAACACATTCTGGATTTTGCCCGTCCCCGAAAGGCGGAGTTGAAGCGGGTGGCCATCGGCGAGGTGATGAACTCGGTGCTGCCTTTGATCAAAGACAGGGCCAGCCAGGGGCATGTCCGGATCCTCACCGAACTATCTCCCGCGCTGCCGGAGGCGCAACTGGATCCGGGGATGATGCAGCAGGTGCTGCTGAACCTGATGGTGAACGCGATGGAGGCCATGCCTCAGGGCGGGGACATTCGAGTGCGCGCCTTCGGGCGCGACGACGGGTTGAACTTGCAGGTGACAGACCAGGGTTGTGGTGTGGAGGAAGCGGAGCTCGAGAAGATCTTTGATCCTTTCTACACCACCAAGGAAAACGGCACCGGCCTTGGCCTGTCCATCGCCCATCAACTGGTGGAGCAGCAAGGCGGACACCTCCGTGCTTCGAAGAATCGCGGGCCGGGCATGACGTTCTCGATTACTTTTCCGACCGTCAAGGTTGGAGGCGAGGCATGA
- a CDS encoding DUF302 domain-containing protein gives MISTRGFSMSTAVPLNFNDVLRHLWEALRREGLDIVAELDLGHFIEHRTGLRRSRYVILAVCNPVLAFQSLLSDRDIGVLLPFHVVVAEDGLQTLIAALNPGLIGDLRGKIGFQLLARDAVEKFRRAMAAVEALAPEAADIKWG, from the coding sequence ATGATTTCGACTCGCGGATTTTCGATGTCCACCGCAGTTCCCCTCAACTTCAATGATGTCTTGCGGCATCTGTGGGAGGCTTTGCGGCGAGAAGGCCTAGATATCGTAGCTGAACTCGACCTGGGCCACTTCATCGAACACCGGACCGGCCTTCGTCGCTCGCGCTATGTAATTTTGGCGGTCTGCAACCCCGTACTCGCATTCCAAAGTCTCCTCAGCGACCGCGATATTGGGGTTCTCCTCCCGTTCCACGTAGTCGTTGCCGAAGATGGCCTACAGACACTCATCGCCGCCCTGAATCCAGGTCTGATCGGCGACCTGAGGGGCAAGATCGGATTTCAACTCTTGGCACGTGACGCCGTCGAAAAGTTTCGTCGCGCCATGGCAGCGGTCGAGGCGCTCGCGCCCGAAGCTGCGGACATTAAATGGGGATAG